In Streptomyces nojiriensis, one genomic interval encodes:
- the hutI gene encoding imidazolonepropionase translates to MTTTAITNIGSLVTNDPALGDGSPLGLIENAAVVIDGETIAWVGPAANAPAADESFDAQGRAVIPGFVDSHSHLVFAGDRTQEFNARMSGRAYSAGGIRTTVAATRAASDAELEAGLVRHLDEARRQGTTTFETKSGYGLTVADEARALRIAAAHTEEVTYLGAHIVSPDYAEDPAAYVDLVTGEMLAACAPYARWVDVFCEKGAFDGDQARAILTAGAAAGLIPRVHANQLSYGPGVQLAVELEAASADHCTHLTDADVDALAQAAGTTVATLLPGAEFSTRAQWPDARRLIDAGATVALSTDCNPGSSYTSSMPFCIALAVRDMRMTPDEALWSATAGGARALRREDIGRVTPGARADLALLDAPSHVHLAYRPGVPLVSGVWQRGRRVH, encoded by the coding sequence ATGACCACCACTGCCATCACCAACATCGGCAGCCTCGTCACCAATGACCCCGCCCTCGGCGATGGCAGCCCCCTCGGTCTGATCGAGAACGCGGCCGTCGTCATCGACGGCGAGACCATCGCCTGGGTCGGCCCCGCCGCCAACGCGCCGGCCGCGGACGAGAGCTTCGACGCGCAGGGCCGGGCCGTCATCCCCGGCTTCGTCGACTCGCACTCCCACCTCGTCTTCGCCGGCGACCGCACCCAGGAGTTCAACGCCCGGATGTCGGGCCGCGCCTACTCCGCCGGCGGCATCCGCACCACCGTCGCCGCCACCCGCGCCGCCTCCGACGCGGAGCTGGAGGCGGGCCTGGTGCGCCACCTCGACGAGGCCCGCCGCCAGGGCACCACCACCTTCGAGACCAAGTCGGGCTACGGCCTCACCGTCGCCGACGAGGCCCGCGCGCTGCGCATCGCCGCCGCGCACACCGAGGAGGTCACCTACCTCGGCGCGCACATCGTCTCCCCCGACTACGCCGAGGACCCGGCGGCCTACGTCGACCTCGTCACCGGTGAGATGCTGGCGGCCTGCGCCCCGTACGCCCGCTGGGTGGACGTCTTCTGTGAGAAGGGCGCCTTCGACGGCGACCAGGCCCGCGCGATCCTCACCGCCGGTGCCGCCGCCGGGCTGATCCCCCGCGTGCACGCCAACCAGCTCTCCTACGGGCCCGGCGTCCAGCTCGCCGTCGAGCTCGAAGCGGCCTCCGCCGACCACTGCACCCACCTCACCGACGCCGACGTGGACGCCCTCGCGCAGGCGGCCGGCACCACCGTCGCCACCCTGCTGCCCGGCGCCGAGTTCTCCACGCGCGCCCAGTGGCCCGACGCCCGGCGCCTGATCGACGCGGGCGCCACCGTCGCCCTGTCCACGGACTGCAACCCCGGCTCCTCCTACACGAGCTCGATGCCGTTCTGCATCGCGCTCGCCGTCCGCGACATGCGGATGACCCCCGACGAGGCCCTCTGGTCGGCCACCGCCGGCGGCGCCCGCGCCCTGCGCCGCGAGGACATCGGCCGCGTGACGCCGGGGGCCCGCGCCGACCTGGCCCTGCTGGACGCCCCGAGCCATGTCCACCTCGCCTACCGGCCCGGCGTACCGCTCGTTTCCGGCGTCTGGCAGCGGGGCCGCCGCGTGCACTGA
- a CDS encoding formimidoylglutamate deiminase, with amino-acid sequence MSLTTYWLEHAWLGTHVEPGVALEVNAEGRIAALRTGVAAPPPGAEVLRGLTLPGLANAHSHAFHRALRGTVQVGSGTFWTWRDLMYKVAQNLTPDSYFALARAVYAEMALAGITNVGEFHYVHHAPGGTAYADPNAMGEALIEAAAAAGIRITLLDTAYLSSGFGEAPNTHQLRFSDGTAEAWAERASALKPREHALIGAAIHSVRAVPAAELATVAGWAEERRAPLHVHLSEQTAENDACQAAHGRTPTQLLADHGVLGPRTTGVHNTHLTDTDIALLGGTTTGTCMCPTTERDLADGIGPATRLQHAGSPLSLGSDSHAVIDLLEEARAMELNERLRSRTRGHWTANALLAAATEDGHAALGLPDAGRLEAGALADFTTIALDSVRTAGPPARLGAETAVFAATAADVRHTVVGGRHIVRDGHHTLVGDVPTALSESIAALRA; translated from the coding sequence ATGTCGTTGACGACGTACTGGCTGGAGCACGCCTGGCTCGGCACTCATGTCGAGCCGGGCGTGGCCCTGGAGGTGAACGCCGAGGGGCGGATCGCCGCCCTGCGCACCGGCGTGGCCGCCCCGCCGCCCGGCGCCGAGGTGCTGCGCGGCCTGACCCTCCCCGGGCTGGCCAACGCGCACAGCCACGCCTTCCACCGGGCCCTGCGCGGCACGGTCCAGGTCGGCTCCGGCACCTTCTGGACCTGGCGCGACCTCATGTACAAGGTCGCCCAGAACCTCACCCCCGACAGCTACTTCGCGCTCGCCCGCGCCGTCTACGCCGAGATGGCGCTGGCCGGCATCACCAACGTCGGCGAGTTCCACTACGTCCACCACGCGCCCGGCGGCACCGCCTACGCCGACCCGAACGCGATGGGCGAGGCCCTGATCGAGGCCGCCGCCGCGGCCGGCATCCGGATCACGCTCCTGGACACCGCCTACCTGTCCTCGGGTTTCGGCGAGGCACCCAACACCCACCAGCTGCGCTTCTCCGACGGCACCGCCGAGGCCTGGGCCGAGCGCGCGAGCGCCCTCAAGCCCCGCGAGCACGCCCTGATCGGCGCGGCGATCCACTCGGTCCGCGCGGTACCCGCCGCCGAACTGGCCACCGTCGCGGGCTGGGCCGAGGAGCGCCGGGCGCCCCTGCACGTCCACCTCTCGGAGCAGACCGCGGAGAACGACGCCTGCCAGGCCGCCCACGGACGCACGCCGACCCAGCTGCTGGCCGACCACGGCGTGCTCGGCCCGCGCACGACCGGCGTCCACAACACGCACCTCACCGACACGGACATCGCCCTCCTGGGCGGGACCACCACGGGTACGTGCATGTGCCCCACCACCGAACGCGACCTCGCGGACGGCATCGGCCCGGCGACCCGGCTCCAGCACGCGGGCAGCCCGCTGTCCCTGGGCAGCGACAGCCACGCCGTGATCGACCTGCTCGAAGAGGCCCGCGCGATGGAGCTCAACGAGCGCCTGCGCAGCCGCACCCGGGGCCACTGGACGGCGAACGCCCTGCTCGCGGCCGCCACCGAGGACGGCCACGCCGCCCTCGGACTGCCGGACGCGGGCCGCCTGGAGGCGGGCGCGCTCGCGGACTTCACCACGATCGCGCTGGACTCCGTACGCACGGCGGGCCCGCCGGCGCGCCTCGGCGCCGAGACGGCGGTGTTCGCCGCCACCGCCGCCGACGTCCGCCACACGGTGGTCGGCGGCCGCCACATCGTCCGCGACGGCCACCACACCCTGGTCGGGGACGTCCCGACGGCCCTGTCCGAGTCCATCGCAGCCCTGCGCGCCTGA
- a CDS encoding allantoate amidohydrolase, with translation MWAELAPIGRDAGTGGYRRYAWSGADADCRTWFQEQAEARGLTYETDRNGNQWAWLGDPLAGDAVVTGSHLDSVPDGGAFDGPLGVVSSFAALDELRSRGAEFSRPLAITNFGDEEGARFGLACVGSRLAAGQLTKEKAYELRDAEGISLPQAMEAAGYDPEAIGADPERLGRIGAFVELHVEQGRALDLSGDRVGIASAIWPHGRWRFDFRGEANHAGTTRLVDRRDPMLTYAATVLAARTEAALAGAVATFGKISVEPNGVNAIPSLVRGWLDSRAADQATLDTVVTAIEKAARERADQDGIDLGIVRESFTPVVEFEHALRDEMNRILGGSVPVLGTGAGHDAGILSAAVPTAMLFVRNPTGVSHSPREFAAEDDCVAGVLALADVLEGLACR, from the coding sequence ATGTGGGCCGAGCTCGCGCCCATCGGCCGCGACGCCGGCACCGGCGGGTACCGCCGGTACGCCTGGAGCGGGGCCGACGCCGACTGCCGGACCTGGTTCCAGGAGCAGGCCGAGGCGCGCGGGCTGACGTACGAGACCGACCGCAACGGCAACCAGTGGGCCTGGCTCGGCGACCCCCTCGCGGGGGACGCCGTGGTCACCGGCTCGCACCTGGACTCCGTCCCCGACGGCGGGGCCTTCGACGGCCCCCTCGGCGTGGTGTCCTCCTTCGCGGCCCTGGACGAGCTCCGCAGCCGGGGCGCGGAGTTCTCCAGGCCGCTGGCCATCACCAACTTCGGTGACGAGGAAGGCGCCCGCTTCGGGCTCGCCTGCGTCGGCTCCCGGCTCGCCGCCGGGCAGCTGACCAAGGAGAAGGCGTACGAGCTGCGCGACGCCGAGGGCATCTCCCTGCCCCAGGCCATGGAGGCCGCCGGATACGACCCCGAGGCCATCGGGGCCGACCCCGAACGCCTCGGCCGCATCGGCGCCTTCGTCGAGCTGCACGTGGAACAGGGCCGCGCCCTGGACCTGTCCGGGGACCGGGTCGGCATCGCCTCCGCGATCTGGCCGCACGGCCGCTGGCGGTTCGACTTCCGCGGCGAGGCCAACCACGCCGGCACCACCCGGCTGGTCGACCGCCGCGACCCGATGCTCACCTACGCGGCGACCGTGCTGGCCGCCCGTACGGAGGCGGCCCTCGCCGGGGCCGTCGCCACCTTCGGGAAGATCTCGGTCGAACCCAACGGGGTCAACGCCATCCCCTCGCTCGTGCGCGGCTGGCTCGACTCCCGGGCCGCCGACCAGGCCACCCTCGACACGGTCGTCACGGCCATCGAGAAGGCCGCCCGCGAGCGCGCCGACCAGGACGGCATCGACCTCGGCATCGTCCGGGAGTCCTTCACCCCGGTCGTCGAGTTCGAGCACGCCCTGCGCGACGAGATGAACCGGATCCTGGGCGGTTCGGTCCCCGTTCTCGGGACCGGAGCGGGACACGACGCCGGGATCCTCTCGGCGGCCGTCCCGACCGCCATGCTGTTCGTGCGGAACCCGACCGGCGTCTCCCACTCCCCGCGGGAGTTCGCCGCCGAGGACGACTGCGTGGCCGGCGTCCTCGCCCTCGCCGACGTACTGGAAGGCCTGGCATGTCGTTGA
- the hutU gene encoding urocanate hydratase: protein MSGPRPVRAARGTELSTLGWQQEAALRMLQNNLDPEVAEHPDKLVVYGGTGKAARDWRSYDAMVRTLQTLKQDETMLVQSGRPVGVMQTHEWAPRVLLANSNLVGDWANWEEFRRLENLGLTMYGQMTAGSWIYIGTQGILQGTYETFAAVAAKKFGGTLAGTITLTAGLGGMGGAQPLAVTMNDGVAICIDVDPRAIDRRIEHRYLDVKADNLRHALQLAVEARDARKPLSIGLLGNAAELLPQMLAEGAPIDIVTDQTSAHDPLAYLPVGVDFDDMASYAAKDPAGFTTRARESMAKHVEAMVGFMDAGAEVFDYGNSIRGEAQLAGYDRAFAFPGFVPAYIRPLFCEGKGPFRWAALSGEASDIHKTDKAMLELFPENESLHRWIKMAGERVHFQGLPARICWLGYGERDKAGERFNEMVADGTLAAPLVIGRDHLDCGSVASPYRETEAMLDGSDAIADWPLLNAMVNVASGASWVSIHHGGGVGMGRSIHAGQVTVADGTALAGEKIRRVLTNDPGMGVIRHVDAGYDIAESVADERGVRVPMREGDDA, encoded by the coding sequence ATGTCAGGACCCCGCCCCGTACGTGCCGCGCGAGGCACCGAGCTCAGCACCCTGGGATGGCAGCAGGAAGCCGCGCTGCGGATGCTGCAGAACAACCTCGACCCCGAGGTCGCCGAACACCCCGACAAGCTCGTCGTCTACGGCGGCACCGGCAAGGCCGCCCGCGACTGGCGCTCGTACGACGCCATGGTCCGCACCCTGCAGACCCTCAAGCAGGACGAGACGATGCTGGTCCAGTCCGGCCGCCCGGTCGGCGTGATGCAGACCCACGAGTGGGCGCCGCGCGTCCTGCTCGCCAACTCCAACCTCGTCGGCGACTGGGCCAACTGGGAGGAGTTCCGCCGCCTGGAGAACCTGGGCCTGACCATGTACGGCCAGATGACCGCCGGGTCCTGGATCTACATCGGCACCCAGGGCATCCTCCAGGGCACCTACGAGACCTTCGCCGCCGTCGCCGCCAAGAAGTTCGGCGGCACCCTCGCCGGCACCATCACCCTCACCGCCGGCCTCGGCGGCATGGGCGGCGCCCAGCCGCTGGCCGTGACGATGAACGACGGCGTCGCGATCTGCATCGACGTCGACCCGCGCGCCATCGACCGCCGCATCGAGCACCGCTACCTGGACGTCAAGGCCGACAACCTGCGCCACGCCCTCCAGCTGGCCGTCGAGGCCCGCGACGCCCGCAAGCCGCTCTCCATCGGCCTCCTCGGCAACGCCGCCGAGCTGCTCCCGCAGATGCTGGCCGAGGGCGCCCCGATCGACATCGTGACCGACCAGACCTCGGCCCACGACCCGCTCGCGTACCTGCCCGTCGGCGTCGACTTCGACGACATGGCCTCCTACGCCGCCAAGGACCCGGCCGGCTTCACCACCCGCGCCCGCGAGTCCATGGCCAAGCACGTCGAGGCCATGGTCGGCTTCATGGACGCCGGCGCCGAGGTCTTCGACTACGGCAACTCCATCCGCGGCGAGGCCCAGCTGGCCGGCTACGACCGCGCCTTCGCCTTCCCCGGCTTCGTCCCCGCCTACATCCGCCCGCTGTTCTGCGAGGGCAAGGGCCCCTTCCGCTGGGCCGCCCTGTCCGGCGAGGCCTCGGACATCCACAAGACCGACAAGGCGATGCTGGAGCTCTTCCCGGAGAACGAGTCCCTGCACCGCTGGATCAAGATGGCCGGCGAGCGCGTCCACTTCCAGGGCCTGCCCGCGCGCATCTGCTGGCTCGGCTACGGCGAGCGCGACAAGGCCGGCGAGCGCTTCAACGAGATGGTCGCCGACGGCACCCTCGCCGCGCCGCTCGTCATCGGCCGCGACCACCTCGACTGCGGCTCGGTGGCCTCCCCGTACCGCGAGACCGAGGCCATGCTGGACGGCTCCGACGCGATCGCCGACTGGCCGCTGCTCAACGCCATGGTCAACGTGGCCTCCGGCGCCTCCTGGGTCTCCATCCACCACGGCGGCGGCGTCGGCATGGGCCGCTCCATCCACGCGGGCCAGGTCACGGTCGCCGACGGCACCGCGCTGGCCGGCGAGAAGATCCGCCGCGTCCTCACCAACGACCCGGGCATGGGCGTCATCCGCCACGTCGACGCCGGCTACGACATCGCCGAGTCGGTCGCCGACGAGCGCGGCGTCCGCGTCCCCATGCGCGAGGGCGACGACGCGTGA
- a CDS encoding TetR family transcriptional regulator, with product MTSRRTSDLTKTAILRAARERFAAQGYERTTIRAVAADAEIDPSMVMRYFGSKEQLFDAALAVDLRLPDLGAVPAGELPAALVRHFVERWEGDPADDALLVLLRSAVTNEQAAARMREAFAAQVAPALAAAVGPERAARAAGLVAAQLLGLALTRYLLRLPAVVALTPEGVVQGLAPALAATLSA from the coding sequence ATGACGTCGCGACGCACCTCGGACCTGACCAAGACGGCGATCCTGCGCGCGGCCCGGGAGCGCTTCGCCGCGCAGGGCTACGAGCGCACCACCATCCGCGCCGTCGCGGCGGACGCGGAGATCGACCCGTCGATGGTCATGCGCTATTTCGGCAGCAAGGAGCAGCTCTTCGACGCCGCCCTCGCGGTGGACCTGCGCCTGCCCGACCTGGGCGCCGTGCCCGCCGGGGAACTCCCGGCCGCCCTCGTGCGCCACTTCGTGGAGCGGTGGGAGGGCGACCCCGCCGACGACGCCCTGCTGGTGCTGTTGCGCTCGGCGGTGACGAACGAGCAGGCCGCGGCCCGGATGCGGGAGGCCTTCGCGGCGCAGGTCGCCCCGGCGCTGGCGGCGGCCGTCGGCCCGGAGCGGGCCGCGCGGGCGGCGGGCCTGGTCGCCGCGCAGCTTCTGGGCCTGGCCCTGACCCGCTACCTCCTGCGGCTTCCCGCGGTGGTCGCCCTGACCCCGGAGGGCGTGGTCCAGGGCCTGGCCCCGGCGCTGGCGGCCACCCTCTCCGCCTGA
- a CDS encoding FAD-dependent oxidoreductase, with amino-acid sequence MTNTAALPARTDVAIVGAGPTGLALAVTLAAAGVDFVLLDRQAEGANTSRAAVVHARTLEVLDELDPSGTLSGDLIGRGVRVSRFRIRDGARPLAAIDFGGLPTAHPYALMVPQYETEAVLLERLRALGGDVHRPCEVTTVTQDADGVTLTTATGETLRAAHAVGADGMHSVVRGAAGIGFTGSAYEESFVLADVAMGWAPGPDEVTLAFSTDGPTVIAPLPGGHYRIVAAVAGAPAEPDLAFIRALMDERVPGRAAVRELVWSSRFRIHHRVADRYRAGRLLLAGDAAHVHSPAGGQGMNTGIQDGYALGRALATGDLDGYEARRRPVARRVVALTHRMTRAATTRNPVLRAARNALLPLLARIPALRDRLAAELAELNYR; translated from the coding sequence ATGACCAACACCGCCGCACTCCCGGCCCGTACGGACGTGGCCATCGTCGGCGCCGGCCCCACCGGCCTCGCCCTCGCCGTGACCCTGGCCGCCGCCGGCGTCGACTTCGTTCTCCTCGACCGGCAGGCCGAGGGTGCCAACACCTCCCGCGCCGCCGTCGTGCACGCCCGCACCCTGGAGGTCCTCGACGAGCTCGACCCGAGCGGTACCCTCTCCGGCGACCTCATCGGCCGCGGCGTCCGCGTCTCCCGGTTCCGCATCCGCGACGGCGCCCGCCCGCTCGCCGCGATCGACTTCGGCGGCTTGCCCACGGCTCACCCCTACGCGCTGATGGTCCCCCAGTACGAGACCGAGGCCGTGCTCCTGGAGCGCCTGCGGGCCCTCGGCGGCGACGTCCACCGCCCCTGTGAGGTCACCACCGTCACCCAGGACGCGGACGGGGTCACCCTCACCACCGCCACCGGCGAAACCCTGCGCGCGGCCCACGCCGTCGGCGCCGACGGGATGCACAGCGTGGTCCGCGGGGCCGCCGGCATCGGCTTCACCGGCAGCGCGTACGAGGAGTCCTTCGTCCTCGCCGACGTGGCCATGGGCTGGGCCCCGGGCCCGGACGAGGTCACGCTCGCCTTCAGCACCGACGGACCCACCGTGATCGCCCCGCTGCCCGGAGGGCACTACCGGATCGTGGCCGCCGTCGCCGGGGCCCCCGCCGAGCCGGACCTCGCCTTCATCCGGGCCCTGATGGACGAGCGCGTCCCCGGCCGGGCCGCCGTCCGCGAACTCGTCTGGTCCTCCCGCTTCCGGATCCATCACAGGGTCGCCGACCGGTACCGTGCCGGACGGCTGCTGCTCGCCGGGGACGCGGCCCATGTGCACAGCCCGGCCGGCGGTCAGGGCATGAACACCGGCATCCAGGACGGCTACGCCCTCGGCCGCGCCCTGGCCACCGGGGACCTCGACGGCTACGAGGCCCGGCGGCGCCCCGTCGCCCGGCGCGTGGTGGCCCTCACGCACCGGATGACCCGGGCCGCGACCACCCGGAACCCGGTCCTGCGCGCCGCGCGCAACGCCCTGCTGCCGCTGCTCGCCCGCATCCCGGCGCTGCGCGACCGCCTCGCCGCCGAGCTGGCGGAGCTCAACTACCGCTGA
- a CDS encoding MurR/RpiR family transcriptional regulator, whose translation MSDSPAARLQKLFEGHRLTPTQRRIAHCMVRGAAEVPFLSSVELAELAGVSQPSVTRFAVALGFDGYPALRRHLREVAPAERPAAAHDDSYNEYQQAVLGEIENLRQLAAMLADPTPVQEAGRLLAASTPLLVLGLRAASSQARGFAYFASKIHPDVRLLDEGGSMMEDRIDAARYEGATALLCFALPRHPREVVDTLERSRRAGLTVVTVADSAFAPVARHSDLLIPAQVGTGLAFDTACAPMLLGRVLLESMADALPDAQARLEAFDARAAARGLFVE comes from the coding sequence ATGAGTGACAGCCCGGCCGCGCGGCTGCAGAAGCTGTTCGAGGGACACCGGCTGACGCCGACCCAGCGGCGGATCGCGCACTGCATGGTGCGGGGGGCGGCGGAGGTGCCCTTCCTGTCGAGCGTCGAGCTCGCCGAACTGGCCGGGGTGAGCCAGCCCTCGGTGACCCGGTTCGCCGTGGCGCTGGGCTTCGACGGATATCCCGCGCTCCGCCGCCACCTGCGCGAGGTGGCCCCCGCCGAGCGGCCCGCGGCCGCGCACGACGACTCGTACAACGAGTACCAGCAGGCCGTCCTGGGCGAGATCGAGAACCTGCGGCAGCTGGCGGCGATGCTCGCCGATCCCACGCCGGTCCAGGAGGCGGGGCGGCTGCTCGCCGCCTCGACCCCGCTGCTGGTGCTCGGGCTGCGGGCGGCCTCCTCGCAGGCGCGCGGGTTCGCGTACTTCGCGTCGAAGATCCACCCGGACGTCCGGCTCCTCGACGAGGGCGGCTCGATGATGGAGGACCGCATCGACGCGGCGCGCTACGAGGGGGCCACGGCGCTGCTCTGCTTCGCGCTGCCCCGCCACCCCCGGGAGGTCGTGGACACGCTGGAACGCTCGCGGCGGGCCGGCCTGACCGTGGTCACGGTCGCCGACTCGGCCTTCGCCCCCGTGGCCCGCCACTCGGACCTGCTGATCCCGGCACAGGTCGGCACCGGGCTGGCCTTCGACACGGCCTGTGCGCCGATGCTGCTGGGCCGGGTGCTGCTGGAGTCGATGGCGGACGCCCTGCCGGACGCCCAGGCCCGTCTGGAGGCCTTCGACGCGCGGGCCGCGGCCCGCGGCCTCTTCGTGGAGTGA
- a CDS encoding cystathionine beta-synthase, whose amino-acid sequence MQFHDSMISLVGNTPLVKLNRVTEGLQATVLAKVEYFNPGGSVKDRIAVRMIEAAEQSGALKPGGTIVEPTSGNTGVGLAIVAQQKGYKCIFVCPDKVSMDKINVMRAYGAEVVVCPTAVDPEHPDSYYNVSDRLAREPGAWKPDQYSNPNNPRSHYETTGPELWDQTDGKITHFVAGVGTGGTISGTGNYLKEVSGGKVKVIGADPEGSVYSGGSGRPYLVEGVGEDFWPTAYDPNVTDEIIAVSDKDSFQMTRRLAKEEGLLVGGSCGMAVVAALKAAEGLGPDDVVVVLLPDSGRGYLSKIFSDEWMAGHGFLEEAGPAARIGDVLNDKEGGIPSLVHMHPEETVGEAIEVLREYGVSQMPIVKPGAGHPDVMAAEVIGSVVEKELLAALFAQRASLTDPLEKHMSSPLPQVGSGEPVSELMAVLGEADAAIVLVEGKPTGVVSRQDLLAFLAKSGK is encoded by the coding sequence GTGCAATTCCACGACTCGATGATCAGCCTCGTCGGCAACACCCCGCTGGTGAAGCTCAACCGTGTGACCGAAGGCCTGCAGGCCACCGTCCTTGCGAAGGTCGAGTACTTCAATCCCGGTGGATCCGTGAAGGACCGGATCGCCGTACGGATGATCGAGGCCGCCGAGCAGAGCGGAGCCCTCAAGCCCGGCGGCACCATCGTGGAGCCGACCAGCGGCAACACGGGTGTAGGACTCGCCATCGTGGCCCAGCAGAAGGGCTACAAGTGCATCTTCGTCTGCCCTGACAAGGTGTCCATGGACAAGATCAACGTGATGCGCGCGTACGGCGCCGAGGTCGTGGTCTGCCCGACCGCCGTCGACCCCGAGCACCCGGACTCGTACTACAACGTGTCCGACCGCCTCGCGCGCGAGCCCGGCGCTTGGAAGCCCGACCAGTACAGCAACCCGAACAACCCCCGGTCGCACTACGAGACCACCGGCCCCGAGCTGTGGGACCAGACGGACGGGAAGATCACCCACTTCGTCGCGGGCGTCGGCACGGGCGGCACGATCTCCGGTACCGGCAACTACCTCAAGGAGGTCAGCGGCGGGAAAGTCAAGGTCATCGGCGCCGACCCCGAGGGCTCGGTCTACTCCGGCGGCTCCGGCCGTCCGTACCTCGTCGAGGGCGTCGGCGAGGACTTCTGGCCGACCGCCTACGACCCGAACGTCACCGACGAGATCATCGCGGTGTCCGACAAGGACTCCTTCCAGATGACCCGCCGCCTCGCCAAGGAGGAGGGCCTGCTCGTCGGCGGCTCCTGCGGCATGGCCGTCGTGGCCGCGCTCAAGGCCGCCGAGGGCCTCGGCCCGGACGACGTCGTCGTCGTCCTGCTGCCGGACAGCGGCCGCGGCTACCTCAGCAAGATCTTCAGCGACGAGTGGATGGCGGGACACGGCTTCCTGGAGGAGGCCGGCCCCGCCGCGCGCATCGGCGACGTGCTGAACGACAAGGAGGGCGGCATCCCCTCCCTCGTCCACATGCACCCCGAGGAGACCGTCGGCGAGGCCATCGAGGTCCTGCGCGAGTACGGCGTCTCGCAGATGCCGATCGTCAAGCCGGGCGCCGGTCACCCGGACGTGATGGCCGCCGAGGTCATCGGCTCCGTGGTCGAGAAGGAGCTCCTGGCGGCGCTGTTCGCCCAGCGGGCCTCCCTGACCGACCCGCTGGAGAAGCACATGAGCTCCCCGCTGCCGCAGGTCGGCTCCGGCGAGCCGGTGTCCGAGCTGATGGCGGTGCTCGGCGAGGCGGACGCGGCGATCGTGCTGGTCGAGGGCAAGCCCACCGGTGTGGTGAGCCGTCAGGACCTGCTGGCCTTCCTGGCCAAGTCCGGGAAGTAG
- a CDS encoding SGNH/GDSL hydrolase family protein — MSRARTARRIAAGAAYGGGGLGLVGAAAVGLVVAEMQFARRAVGSGLPEPPRADGLYGSEFGGPEQSPGPLRLGMLGDSTAAGLGVRRARQTPAALMASGLAAVAERPVELRNVALSGAMSDDLDRQVGLLLDGPSPPPDVCVIMIGANDVTRRMPPTQSVRLLTSAVRRLRMAGSEVVVGTCPDLGTIEPVYQPLRWLARRVSRQLAAAQTIGVVALGARTVSMGDLLGPEFAANPREMFGPDSYHPSAEGYATAAMAVLPTLCATLGLWPESDRLDVSRDEDMLPVAKAASAAAGQAGTEVTAARGPWVLLKHRRRRRVPATDPAQPVVP; from the coding sequence ATGTCCAGGGCGAGAACAGCCCGCCGGATCGCGGCGGGGGCAGCGTACGGCGGAGGCGGACTCGGACTGGTCGGGGCCGCCGCGGTCGGGCTGGTGGTGGCCGAGATGCAGTTCGCCCGGCGGGCGGTGGGCTCGGGGCTGCCGGAGCCACCGCGTGCCGACGGGCTGTACGGGAGCGAATTCGGCGGGCCGGAGCAGAGCCCGGGCCCGCTGCGCCTGGGCATGCTGGGTGATTCCACGGCCGCGGGACTGGGCGTGCGGCGGGCCCGGCAGACTCCGGCGGCCCTGATGGCCTCCGGGCTGGCGGCGGTGGCCGAGCGACCCGTGGAGCTGCGCAACGTAGCCCTTTCGGGGGCCATGTCGGACGACCTGGACCGGCAGGTCGGCCTGCTGCTGGACGGCCCCTCGCCGCCCCCGGACGTCTGCGTGATCATGATCGGCGCGAACGACGTGACCCGCCGGATGCCGCCGACCCAGTCGGTGCGGCTGCTCACCTCGGCCGTGCGCAGGCTGCGCATGGCGGGCTCCGAGGTCGTCGTGGGCACCTGCCCGGACCTGGGCACGATCGAGCCGGTCTACCAGCCGCTGCGCTGGCTGGCGCGCCGGGTCTCGCGGCAGCTGGCCGCCGCGCAGACCATAGGAGTGGTCGCGCTGGGCGCCCGTACGGTCTCCATGGGGGACCTGCTGGGCCCGGAGTTCGCCGCGAACCCGCGCGAGATGTTCGGCCCGGACTCCTACCATCCGTCGGCCGAGGGGTACGCGACCGCCGCCATGGCCGTGCTGCCGACCCTGTGCGCGACACTGGGCCTGTGGCCGGAGTCGGACCGGCTGGACGTGTCCCGCGACGAGGACATGCTGCCGGTGGCGAAGGCCGCGTCGGCCGCGGCGGGCCAGGCGGGTACGGAGGTCACGGCCGCCCGTGGCCCCTGGGTCCTGCTCAAGCACCGCCGTCGGCGGCGGGTGCCGGCCACGGACCCGGCCCAGCCGGTGGTGCCCTGA